A genomic window from Lotus japonicus ecotype B-129 chromosome 1, LjGifu_v1.2 includes:
- the LOC130734131 gene encoding mediator of RNA polymerase II transcription subunit 15a-like isoform X2 encodes MDITLQPQPLLRDIQQRLQTSGSLLQQNASDQNKKLYESQRALPESSTTQIAQPSGADWQEEVYQKIQTIKENYFTEMNEVYQKVALRLQQVFQCRMTY; translated from the exons ATGGACATCACTTTACAG CCGCAGCCACTCTTACGAGATATACAACAAAGACTTCAAACATCAGGGTCTTTACTTCAGCAAAATGCTTCtgatcaaaacaaaaaattatatgaatCTCAAAGAGCTCTTCCAGAATCATCAACAA CACAGATTGCACAACCAAGTGGGGCTGATTGGCAAGAAGAAGTGTACCAAAAG ATCCAAACCATAAAAGAAAATTACTTCACAGAGATGAACGAAGTGTACCAGAAAGTTGCTTTGAGACTTCAGCAG GTTTTTCAATGTCGAATGACTTATTGA
- the LOC130734131 gene encoding mediator of RNA polymerase II transcription subunit 15a-like isoform X1: MDITLQPQPLLRDIQQRLQTSGSLLQQNASDQNKKLYESQRALPESSTTSLDSTAQIAQPSGADWQEEVYQKIQTIKENYFTEMNEVYQKVALRLQQVFQCRMTY, translated from the exons ATGGACATCACTTTACAG CCGCAGCCACTCTTACGAGATATACAACAAAGACTTCAAACATCAGGGTCTTTACTTCAGCAAAATGCTTCtgatcaaaacaaaaaattatatgaatCTCAAAGAGCTCTTCCAGAATCATCAACAA CTTCTTTGGATTCTACAGCACAGATTGCACAACCAAGTGGGGCTGATTGGCAAGAAGAAGTGTACCAAAAG ATCCAAACCATAAAAGAAAATTACTTCACAGAGATGAACGAAGTGTACCAGAAAGTTGCTTTGAGACTTCAGCAG GTTTTTCAATGTCGAATGACTTATTGA